From a single Brassica rapa cultivar Chiifu-401-42 chromosome A01, CAAS_Brap_v3.01, whole genome shotgun sequence genomic region:
- the LOC103861587 gene encoding probable inactive ATP-dependent zinc metalloprotease FTSHI 1, chloroplastic translates to MASVSTVFSLGFRSPENPKKSICRHSTASKTRWRAPILRRSFTILCELKPGPSPSNPAGDDFVTRVLKENPSQVEPRYRVNGKLYNPKEREGLSKGGEARRGAFEFIKRKTEKEKSEDVNESVYLSDILREYKGKLYVPEQVFGQELSEEEEFEKSVKELPKMSLEDFRKAMENDKVKLLTSKEEASGVSYSGGYRDFIVDLKEIPGVKSLQRTKWSMRLGVGEAQALLKEYSGPQYEVESNMMTSWVGKVTDFPNPVASSISSRVMVELGMVTAVIAASAAVVGGFLASAVFAVTSFAFVTTVYVVWPIVKPFLKLFIGVFVGGIERSWEYIADVLADGGIFSRISDFYTFGGMSSSVEMLKPILLVVMTMVLLVRFTLSRRPKNFRKWDLWQGIAFSQSKAEARVDGSTGVKFGDVAGIDEAVDELQELVKYLKNPDLFDKMGIKPPHGVLLEGPPGCGKTLVAKAIAGEAGVPFYQMAGSEFVEVLVGVGSARIRDLFKRAKVNKPSVIFIDEIDALATRRQGIFKENSDQSYNAATQERETTLNQLLIELDGFDTGKGVIFLGATNRRDLLDPALLRPGRFDRKIRIRPPNAKGRLDILKIHASKVKMSDSVDLSSYASNLPGWSGAKLAQLVQEAALVAVRKTHSSILQSDMDDAVDRLTVGPTRIGLELGHEGQCRRATTEVGVAITSHLLLRYENAKIERCDRISIIPRGQTLSQVVFHRLDDESYMFGRRPQLLHRLQVLLGARAAEEVIYGSDTSKASVDYLSDASWLARKILTIWNLENPMVIHGEPPPWRKRAQFVGPRLDFEGSLYDDYDLVEPPINFNMDDEVAERSEELISQMYNKTVALLKQNQTALLKTVKVLLNQKEISGEAIDFILDNYPPETRLDSLLQEQNPGSLPFVPEHLRRESDEFVLVNHSTDANESV, encoded by the exons ATGGCCTCTGTAAGCACAGTCTTCTCTCTCGGCTTTCGTTCCCCAGAAAACCCCAAGAAATCGATCTGCAGACACTCGACCGCATCGAAAACTCGATGGAGAGCTCCAATCTTGCGTCGCTCGTTTACGATCCTCTGCGAATTGAAACCCGGGCCATCTCCGAGCAATCCAGCAGGCGATGATTTCGTGACTAGGGTTTTGAAGGAGAACCCTAGCCAGGTGGAGCCTCGTTACCGAGTTAACGGCAAGCTGTACAATCCCAAGGAGAGAGAAGGTCTAAGCAAAGGCGGCGAGGCGAGGAGGGGTGCGTTTGAGTTCATCAAAAGGAAGACTGAGAAAGAGAAGAGCGAAGATGTGAATGAGTCTGTTTATTTGAGTGATATCCTGAGGGAGTACAAGGGGAAGCTCTATGTCCCCGAGCAAGTTTTTGGGCAAGAGTTATCGGAGGAAGAGGAGTTTGAGAAGAGTGTGAAGGAGTTGCCTAAGATGAGTTTGGAAGATTTTAGAAAAGCTATGGAGAATGATAAGGTTAAGCTGCTTACGTCCAAGGAAGAAGCTTCTGGTGTTAGTTACAGCGGCGGATATAGAGATTTTATTGTTGATCTTAAAGAGATTCCTGGTGTCAAGAGCTTACAGAGAACCAAATG GTCAATGAGGCTTGGAGTTGGAGAAGCTCAAGCTCTTCTGAAAGAGTACAGTGGTCCTCAGTACGAAGTTGAAAGTAACATGATGACG TCTTGGGTTGGAAAAGTGACGGACTTCCCAAACCCAGTGGCGTCTTCTATTTCGAGTAGAGTGATGGTTGAGTTGGGAATGGTGACGGCAGTTATTGCCGCATCTGCAGCCGTCGTTGGAGGGTTCTTAGCCTCGGCTGTGTTTGCAGTCACTAGTTTCGCCTTTGTCACTACGGTTTATGTCGTTTGGCCTATAGTAAAGCCATTCCTCAAACTGTTTATAGGCGTCTTCGTCGGTGGTATTGAAAGATCATGGGAGTACATTGCCGATGTACTCGCCGATGGGGGGATCTTCTCAAGGATTTCTGATTTCTACACGTTTGGTGGTATGTCATCAAGCGTTGAGATGCTCAAACCGATCCTACTTGTTGTCATGACTATGGTTCTTCTTGTTCGTTTCACACTGTCACGGAGGCCAAAGAACTTTAGAAAATGG GATTTATGGCAAGGCATTGCTTTTTCTCAGTCTAAAGCAGAAGCTCGTGTTGAC GGTTCAACCGGCGTTAAATTCGGTGATGTTGCAGGGATTGATGAAGCAGTTGACGAACTTCAAGAG CTTGTAAAGTACTTGAAGAATCCGGACCTGTTTGATAAAATGGGAATAAAACCTCCTCATGGAGTTCTTCTGGAGGGTCCCCCGGGTTGTGGAAAG ACACTTGTTGCGAAAGCCATTGCAGGAGAAGCTGGTGTGCCGTTTTACCAAATGGCAGGATCCGAATTCGTTGAAGTTCTTGTTGGGGTTGGTTCAGCTCGTATCAGAGATCTGTTCAAAAGAGCGAAG GTAAACAAGCCGTCAGTTATTTTCATAGATGAAATCGATGCCTTAGCAACTCG ACGTCAAGGAATTTTCAAGGAAAACTCAGACCAGTCGTACAATGCAGCCACTCAAGAAAGAGAAACAACATTGAATCAGCTGCTCATCGAGCTTGATGGTTTTGACACCGGCAAAGGTGTGATTTTCTTGGGTGCCACCAATCGCAGAGATTTGTTAGATCCTGCTCTTTTACGTCCAGGTCGATTTGATCGAAAG ATCAGAATCCGTCCCCCTAATGCCAAAGGGAGATTGGATATTCTGAAGATTCACGCCAGCAAAGTCAAGATGTCGGACTCTGTTGACTTGTCTTCGTATGCAAGTAACTTACCAG GATGGTCGGGAGCAAAACTGGCACAGTTGGTTCAAGAAGCTGCTCTTGTCGCAGTCAGGAAAACGCACAGCTCGATTCTCCAATCGGACATGGACGACGCTGTTGACAGACTCACTGTTGGTCCTACACGTATCGGTTTAGAATTGGGACATGAAGGCCAGTGTCGTAGAGCCACAACGGAAGTTGGAGTTGCAATCACTTCACATCTTTTATTGCGGTACGAGAATGCAAAGATTGAGCGGTGCGATCGAATCTCAATCATCCCTCGTGGTCAGACACTCTCTCAAGTTGTGTTTCATCGGCTTGACGATGAATCCTACATGTTTGGTCGTCGTCCACAACTTCTTCATCGTCTTCAG gTGTTGCTAGGAGCAAGAGCTGCAGAAGAAGTGATCTACGGCTCAGATACTTCAAAGGCATCAGTAGATTATCTCTCAGACGCTTCATGGCTAGCTCGTAAAATCTTAACCAT ATGGAACTTGGAGAACCCAATGGTGATACACGGCGAACCACCACCATGGAGAAAGAGAGCTCAGTTCGTGGGACCACGCCTAGACTTCGAAGGATCTCTCTATGACGACTATGACCTCGTCGAACCGCCCATTAACTTCAACATGGATGATGAAGTTGCAGAGAGAAGCGAAGAACTCATCAGCCAGATGTATAACAAAACCGTTGCTCTCCTCAAGCAAAACCAAACCGCTCTTCTCAAAACCGTGAAGGTTCTACTGAACCAAAAGGAGATAAGTGGAGAAGCAATAGATTTCATACTTGACAATTACCCTCCTGAGACACGGTTAGATTCTCTCTTACAAGAGCAGAATCCTGGAAGTCTTCCGTTTGTCCCTGAGCATCTCCGGCGTGAATCCGACGAGTTTGTTCTCGTTAACCACTCTACCGATGCCAATGAGTCGGTATGA
- the LOC103861598 gene encoding SUN domain-containing protein 5 — protein MARRGSCSTICLNEKFQRPNNGFGFRIIRFSQKADTNSRFFERSISLVLLLWCFLFLVYCKLGYSHNHGDNYIADGSLSKVLNSTSSVDSVFPQATGKENNYCLLRKGQLQDVYEHVLSNNALLICKIVIPEGRGKHKTLDRVKDKSLIANGPGVPSQLSNATHYRLEPDGTGYNYASAMKGAKVVDQNKEAKGASNVLGKDHDKYLRNPCSVSNKYVVIELAEETLVDTVRVANFEHYSSNLKEFSLSGSLSYPTDTWTHAGRFVAANAKQVQTFRLQEPKWLRYLKLSLISHYGSEFYCTLSVVEVFGIDALEQMVEDLFVGSETLPSKPAMLELSHEEKTADEKQDGEVKSNATDQIGKETDGQKKKDVVVKTINIVGDKKYEVREKHNVLKLLMQKVKLIEMNLSVVEDSVKGMSDKETEVSLEMKRTLTLVERSKAEIKEITEWKEKMEKELRDLELWKTLVVSRVESLARGNNALRLDVEKIEREQANLESKELGVLLISLFLVFLATIRLLSRRLWAFLGMSFTDKMGSLWPDSGWVMILLSSSIMIFITLLS, from the exons ATGGCGAGGCGCGGAAGTTGTTCGACGATTTGTCTGAATGAGAAATTTCAAAGGCCAAACAACGGTTTCGGGTTTCGGATTATCAGATTCTCTCAAAAGGCTGATACTAATTCTAGATTCTTTGAGCGTTCTATCTCTCTGGTTCTGTTACTTTGGTGTTTCCTCTTCCTGGTGTATTGCAAGCTTGGCTATAGCCATAATCATGGAG ATAACTACATTGCTGATGGATCACTCTCCAAGGTCTTAAACTCCACGAGTTCTGTAGATTCTGTCTTCCCTCAGGCAACTGGGAAAGAAAACAACTACTGTCTCCTGAGAAAAGGCCAGTTACAAGATGTGTATGAGCATGTTCTTTCGAACAACGCTTTGCTTATCTGCAAAATTGTGATACCAGAAGGAAGAGGAAAGCACAAGACCCTTGATCGCGTCAAAGACAAAAGTCTCATAGCAAATGGCCCGGGTGTGCCGTCACAGCTCTCCAATGCAACCCATTACAGGTTAGAACCTGATGGAACTGGTTATAACTACGCTTCTGCTATGAAGGGAGCAAAAGTAGTGGACCAAAACAAGGAAGCGAAAGGAGCCAGCAATGTCCTTGGCAAAGATCATGATAAGTATCTAAGAAACCCTTGTTCTGTCTCAAACAAGTACGTCGTGATCGAACTCGCGGAAGAGACGCTGGTTGACACGGTGAGAGTTGCAAATTTTGAGCACTACTCTTCGAACCTCAAAGAGTTTAGCTTGTCGGGGAGCCTGAGTTATCCAACGGATACGTGGACTCATGCCGGGAGGTTTGTAGCTGCAAATGCTAAGCAGGTTCAGACATTCCGTCTCCAGGAACCTAAATGGTTGAGATATCTTAAACTGAGCTTGATTAGTCACTACGGGTCAGAGTTTTACTGTACGTTGAGCGTTGTGGAGGTCTTTGGCATCGATGCTCTTGAGCAGATGGTTGAGGATCTGTTTGTTGGGTCAGAGACTCTTCCTAGTAAGCCAGCTATGCTGGAACTGAGTCACGAAGAGAAAACCGCTGATGAGAAACAAGACGGGGAGGTGAAAAGCAACGCCACGGATCAGATTGGGAAAGAAACTGACGgtcagaagaagaaagatgttGTTGTGAAGACGATTAATATCGTGGGAGACAAGAAATATGAAGTTAGGGAGAAGCACAACGTTTTGAAGCTGTTGATGCAGAAAGTGAAATTGATTGAGATGAATTTATCGGTTGTTGAGGACTCTGTGAAGGGAATGAGTGACAAGGAAACAGAGGTTAGCTTGGAGATGAAGAGAACTCTTACGCTTGTGGAGAGAAGCAAAGCTGAGATCAAAGAGATCACAGAGTGGAAAGAGAAGATG GAAAAAGAACTTAGAGACTTGGAGTTATGGAAAACTCTTGTAGTTTCACGTGTAGAATCGTTGGCTAGAGGAAACAATGCGTTGAG ATTGGATGTAGAGAAGATTGAGAGAGAGCAAGCAAACCTAGAGAGCAAAGAgcttggagttctgttgataaGTCTCTTTTTGGTGTTCTTAGCAACGATTCGGTTGCTCTCAAGGCGACTCTGGGCGTTTCTGGGGATGTCTTTTACGGATAAAATGGGATCGCTATGGCCAGATAGCGGTTGGGTCATGATACTACTTAGCAGCAGCATCATGATTTTTATAACTTTGCTTTCTTAG
- the ARF9-1 gene encoding auxin response factor 9, with the protein MTIGEHMYEELWKLSAGPLVDVPQAEERVYYFPQGHMEQLEASTQQDLNTMKPLFDLPPKILCRVMNVRLQAEKDTDEVYAQIMLMPEGTVDEPMSPDPSPPELQKPKFHSFTKVLTASDTSTHGGFSVLRKHATECLPPLDMTQQTPTQELVAEDVHGYKWKFKHIFRGQPRRHLLTTGWSTFVTSKKLVAGDTFVFLRGENGELRVGVRRANRQQSSMPSSVISSHSMHLGVLATACHATQTRSMFTVYYKPRTSQFIISLNKYLEAMNSKFSVGMRFKMRFEGDDSPERRFSGTVVGVQDCSPHWKDSKWRSLIVNWDEPASFTRPDKVSPWEMEPFAASENVPQSVNKRARHVNEISALDVGVPSSNFWSSALTQSHEFAQSCITSQRNPPQNSDWPVSPYSTLNGQMVFPVEQKKPETTTASCRLFGIDLMSSSLPAHEEKTAPMRPINITKPTLDSNADPKSEISKLSEEKKQEPAQASPKEVQSKQINSSRSRTKVQMQGVPVGRAVDLTLINGYVELIDDLEKLFDIEGELKSRNQWEIVFTDDEGDMMLVGDDPWPEFCNMVKRIFIWSKEEVKKMTPGNQLRILLTEVDTTISKTENYSN; encoded by the exons ATGACGATAG GTGAgcatatgtatgaagagctgtGGAAGCTAAGCGCGGGGCCTCTGGTGGATGTTCCTCAAGCTGAGGAAAGAGTCTATTACTTCCCTCAAGGTCACATGGAACAA CTGGAAGCGTCAACGCAACAAGACTTGAATACGATGAAGCCTCTTTTCGATCTTCCTCCTAAGATCCTTTGCAGAGTTATGAACGTTCGTCTCCAG gCTGAGAAAGATACGGATGAGGTATATGCTCAGATCATGTTGATGCCTGAAGGAACT GTTGATGAGCCTATGAGTCCTGATCCTTCTCCTCCAGAGTTGCAAAAGCCAAAGTTTCACTCTTTCACCAAGGTTTTAACTGCATCTGATACAAGCACCCATGGTGGTTTCTCTGTTCTAAGGAAGCATGCTACTGAATGCCTCCCTCCCCTG GATATGACCCAGCAAACCCCTACCCAGGAGTTAGTAGCCGAAGATGTACACGGTTATAAGTGGAAGTTCAAACATATTTTTAGAG GACAACCACGGAGGCATCTTTTGACCACAGGCTGGAGCACCTTTGTCACCTCAAAGAAATTGGTCGCTGGGGACACCTTTGTCTTCCTCAG AGGAGAGAACGGAGAGTTGCGTGTTGGAGTCAGACGTGCCAATCGTCAACAGAGTAGTATGCCTTCATCAGTCATATCAAGTCATAGCATGCATCTCGGAGTTCTCGCTACTGCATGCCATGCTACTCAAACCCGAAGCATGTTCACCGTATACTATAAACCAAG GACAAGCCAATTCATCATTAGCTTGAACAAATATCTGGAAGCCATGAACAGTAAGTTCTCTGTAGGGATGAGGTTTAAGATGAGGTTTGAAGGAGATGATTCCCCTGAAAGAAGATTTTCTGGCACGGTTGTTGGTGTTCAAGACTGCTCCCCTCACTGGAAAGACTCAAAATGGCGAAGCCTAATA GTTAATTGGGATGAGCCTGCATCGTTTACAAGACCGGATAAGGTATCACCATGGGAGATGGAGCCATTTGCAGCTTCAGAAAATGTTCCCCAATCAGTTAACAAAAGAGCCCGTCATGTTAATGAAATATCTGCACTTG ATGTAGGCGTACCATCTTCAAACTTTTGGAGTTCTGCATTAACACAATCCCATGAGTTTGCACAATCATGCATCACCTCACAAAGGAATCCTCCTCAGAATTCTGATTGGCCAGTTAGCCCTTACTCAACACTGAACGGCCAAATGGTTTTCCCAGTGGAGCAGAAGAAACCTGAGACTACTACTGCTAGTTGTAGATTATTTGGGATTGATCTGATGAGTTCCTCTCTACCGGCTCACGAGGAGAAAACTGCACCCATGCGACCAataaacataaccaaaccgaCTCTGGACAGCAACGCAGACCCAAAGTCAGAGATTTCAAAACTATCAGAAGAGAAAAAGCAGGAACCTGCGCAGGCATCACCAAAAGAGGTTCAAAGCAAGCAAATCAATTCGTCAAGAAGCCGTACCAAG GTGCAGATGCAAGGGGTACCAGTGGGGAGGGCTGTGGATTTAACACTAATAAATGGTTACGTTGAGCTTATAGACGACCTTGAGAAGCTGTTTGACATAGAAGGCGAACTGAAGAGTCGGAACCAATGGGAAATAGTGTTCACAGACGATGAGGGAGATATGATGCTTGTCGGTGATGACCCATGGCC TGAGTTCTGCAACATGGTGAAGAGAATATTTATATGGTCAAAAGAGGAAGTGAAGAAAATGACGCCCGGGAACCAACTCAGGATACTGTTAACGGAAGTTGACACAACAATCTCCAAAACAGAGAACTATTCCAACTAA
- the LOC103861617 gene encoding cellulose synthase-like protein G2 isoform X1: MEPQRKYSAALHTCYPCRRTIPYRIYAVIHTCGIISLMYHHAHSLATAGTTLTTSLLLIADVVLAFMWATTTCLRFNPIHRTEYPKRYLAKPKEDFPKLDVFICTADPYKEPPMMVVNTALSVMAYDYPSDKLSVYVSDDGGSSLTLFALMEAAMFSEHWLPFCKKNSVEDRSPEVYFSSKSQYWTDEAGNIKTMYEDMKKRVEHVVHSSKVDTRHDHPTIVKVLQSDETDIMPNLIYVSREKNGASPHHFKAGALNTLLRVSSVMTNSPVILTLDCDMYSNNPRSPLHALCYFSDPKLNPSLGFVQFPQKFRGVNKNDIYASELRRPFVINMAGFDGLMGSTYVGTGCFFNRRAFYGPPTNLILPEVDELGPNWIADKPIKAQDILAWAHDVAGCNYERNSNWGSKIGFRYGSLVEDYNTGYRLHCEGWRSIFCNPPKIAFYGDSPKCLIDVVSQQKRWTIGLLEVAFSRFSPITYGVRSTSLLTGMAYSQYAFWAFSSIPLVIYGFLPQVALLYGVSVFPKPSDPWFWLYIFLFLGAYGQDLLDFVLEGGTCHCWWNDQRMWLIRGFSSFIFGSIEFTLKNLNLSTHGFNLTSKVNDDDKQSKRYEQEMFDFGASSIMFFPITTVAIVNLLAFVCGLYGVFVWGEGLVLELMLVSFAVVNSLPIYMAMLLREDDGKLPKNVCILAGILTCFVVVSGFFVLK; this comes from the exons ATGGAACCTCAGAGAAAATACTCGGCAGCCCTCCACACGTGTTATCCGTGCCGGCGCACCATTCCGTACAGAATATACGCCGTAATTCACACGTGTGGTATCATATCCCTCATGTACCACCATGCACACTCACTTGCCACAGCAGGCACAACTCTAACAACATCTCTTCTTCTCATCGCCGACGTCGTTCTCGCCTTCATGTGGGCCACCACAACGTGCCTCCGGTTCAACCCGATTCACCGGACCGAGTACCCTAAGAGATATTTAGCTAAACCGAAGGAGGACTTTCCAAAACTGGACGTGTTTATATGCACGGCTGATCCATACAAGGAGCCTCCGATGATGGTGGTGAACACCGCCTTATCAGTGATGGCCTACGATTATCCGTCTGATAAGTTATCGGTGTATGTATCGGACGATGGAGGATCGTCGTTGACTTTGTTTGCTTTGATGGAGGCTGCCATGTTCTCTGAGCATTGGTTGCCTTTTTGCAAGAAGAATAGTGTTGAAGATCGGTCCCCTGAAGTTTATTTCTCATCAAAGTCACAATATTGGACTGATGAAGCTGGGAATATTAAG ACCATGTATGAAGATATGAAGAAGAGAGTAGAACATGTTGTGCATAGTAGCAAAGTTGATACTCGTCATGACCATCCTACTATTGTCAAG GTGCTACAAAGTGACGAGACAGATATAATGCCAAACCTAATCTATGTATCAAGAGAGAAGAATGGAGCTTCACCACATCATTTCAAAGCCGGTGCTCTAAATACATTG TTACGAGTATCCTCGGTGATGACAAACTCACCGGTAATTCTAACGCTAGACTGTGACATGTACTCAAACAATCCAAGAAGCCCACTTCATGCTTTGTGCTATTTTTCAGACCCTAAACTCAATCCTAGTTTAGGATTTGTGCAGTTTCCTCAGAAGTTTCGTGGAGTAAACAAAAACGATATTTATGCATCCGAGCTCAGACGCCCCTTTGTCATCAATATGGCTGGTTTTGATGGGCTTATGGGCTCAACTTACGTGGGAACAGGGTGTTTCTTTAATCGACGGGCTTTTTATGGACCTCCGACTAATTTGATTTTACCTGAGGTAGATGAGCTTGGTCCAAATTGGATTGCTGATAAGCCTATCAAGGCCCAAGATATTTTGGCTTGGGCACACGATGTAGCTGGATGTAACTACGAGCGAAATTCCAATTGGGGATCCAAG ATTGGATTCAGATATGGATCTTTAGTAGAAGACTACAATACAGGATATAGACTCCACTGTGAAGGGTGGAGATCAATCTTTTGCAACCCtccaaaaatagcattttatggAGATTCTCCAAAATGCCTAATTGATGTAGTGAGCCAACAAAAAAGATGGACTATTGGACTTCTTGAAGTTGCCTTCTCGAGGTTTAGCCCTATCACGTATGGGGTCAGATCAACGAGCTTATTAACAGGCATGGCCTATAGCCAGTATGCATTTTGGGCGTTTTCGTCAATTCCTCTTGTCATCTATGGGTTCTTGCCCCAAGTTGCTCTCCTCTATGGAGTTAGCGTCTTTCCCAAGCCATCGGATCCATGGTTTTGGCTTTACATCTTCTTGTTCCTTGGTGCATATGGTCAAGATCTATTAGATTTTGTATTAGAAGGAGGTACTTGTCACTGCTGGTGGAATGATCAAAGGATGTGGTTGATTAGAGGATTCTCTTCATTCATCTTTGGCTCCATAGAGTTCACTCTTAAAAATCTAAACCTATCTACACATGGATTCAACCTCACTAGCAAAGTCAACGATGATGACAAACAGAGTAAGAGATACGAGCAAGAGATGTTTGATTTTGGGGCCTCTTCGATCATGTTTTTCCCCATTACTACGGTGGCGATCGTCAATCTGCTTGCCTTTGTCTGTGGGCTTTATGGTGTGTTCGTTTGGGGAGAAGGACTCGTACTTGAGTTGATGCTGGTTAGCTTTGCGGTGGTGAATAGCTTACCGATCTATATGGCTATGTTGCTTAGGGAAGATGATggaaaattaccaaaaaatgtttgtaTCTTAGCTGGAATCCTCActtgttttgttgttgtgtcAGGTTTCTTCGTCCTCAAGTAA
- the LOC103861617 gene encoding cellulose synthase-like protein G2 isoform X2, which yields MEPQRKYSAALHTCYPCRRTIPYRIYAVIHTCGIISLMYHHAHSLATAGTTLTTSLLLIADVVLAFMWATTTCLRFNPIHRTEYPKRYLAKPKEDFPKLDVFICTADPYKEPPMMVVNTALSVMAYDYPSDKLSVYVSDDGGSSLTLFALMEAAMFSEHWLPFCKKNSVEDRSPEVYFSSKSQYWTDEAGNIKVLHNIQNNLYSVKQTMYEDMKKRVEHVVHSSKVDTRHDHPTIVKVLQSDETDIMPNLIYVSREKNGASPHHFKAGALNTLLRVSSVMTNSPVILTLDCDMYSNNPRSPLHALCYFSDPKLNPSLGFVQFPQKFRGVNKNDIYASELRRPFVINMAGFDGLMGSTYVGTGCFFNRRAFYGPPTNLILPEVDELGPNWIADKPIKAQDILAWAHDVAGCNYERNSNWGSKIGFRYGSLVEDYNTGYRLHCEGWRSIFCNPPKIAFYGDSPKCLIDVVSQQKRWTIGLLEVAFSRFSPITYGVRSTSLLTGMAYSQYAFWAFSSIPLVIYGFLPQVALLYGVSVFPKPSDPWFWLYIFLFLGAYGQDLLDFVLEGGTCHCWWNDQRMWLIRGFSSFIFGSIEFTLKNLNLSTHGFNLTSKVNDDDKQSKRYEQEMFDFGASSIMFFPITTVAIVNLLAFVCGLYGVFVWGEGLVLELMLVSFAVVNSLPIYMAMLLREDDGKLPKNVCILAGILTCFVVVSGFFVLK from the exons ATGGAACCTCAGAGAAAATACTCGGCAGCCCTCCACACGTGTTATCCGTGCCGGCGCACCATTCCGTACAGAATATACGCCGTAATTCACACGTGTGGTATCATATCCCTCATGTACCACCATGCACACTCACTTGCCACAGCAGGCACAACTCTAACAACATCTCTTCTTCTCATCGCCGACGTCGTTCTCGCCTTCATGTGGGCCACCACAACGTGCCTCCGGTTCAACCCGATTCACCGGACCGAGTACCCTAAGAGATATTTAGCTAAACCGAAGGAGGACTTTCCAAAACTGGACGTGTTTATATGCACGGCTGATCCATACAAGGAGCCTCCGATGATGGTGGTGAACACCGCCTTATCAGTGATGGCCTACGATTATCCGTCTGATAAGTTATCGGTGTATGTATCGGACGATGGAGGATCGTCGTTGACTTTGTTTGCTTTGATGGAGGCTGCCATGTTCTCTGAGCATTGGTTGCCTTTTTGCAAGAAGAATAGTGTTGAAGATCGGTCCCCTGAAGTTTATTTCTCATCAAAGTCACAATATTGGACTGATGAAGCTGGGAATATTAAGGTAT TGCATAACATACAAAATAATCTTTACTCGGTGAAACAGACCATGTATGAAGATATGAAGAAGAGAGTAGAACATGTTGTGCATAGTAGCAAAGTTGATACTCGTCATGACCATCCTACTATTGTCAAG GTGCTACAAAGTGACGAGACAGATATAATGCCAAACCTAATCTATGTATCAAGAGAGAAGAATGGAGCTTCACCACATCATTTCAAAGCCGGTGCTCTAAATACATTG TTACGAGTATCCTCGGTGATGACAAACTCACCGGTAATTCTAACGCTAGACTGTGACATGTACTCAAACAATCCAAGAAGCCCACTTCATGCTTTGTGCTATTTTTCAGACCCTAAACTCAATCCTAGTTTAGGATTTGTGCAGTTTCCTCAGAAGTTTCGTGGAGTAAACAAAAACGATATTTATGCATCCGAGCTCAGACGCCCCTTTGTCATCAATATGGCTGGTTTTGATGGGCTTATGGGCTCAACTTACGTGGGAACAGGGTGTTTCTTTAATCGACGGGCTTTTTATGGACCTCCGACTAATTTGATTTTACCTGAGGTAGATGAGCTTGGTCCAAATTGGATTGCTGATAAGCCTATCAAGGCCCAAGATATTTTGGCTTGGGCACACGATGTAGCTGGATGTAACTACGAGCGAAATTCCAATTGGGGATCCAAG ATTGGATTCAGATATGGATCTTTAGTAGAAGACTACAATACAGGATATAGACTCCACTGTGAAGGGTGGAGATCAATCTTTTGCAACCCtccaaaaatagcattttatggAGATTCTCCAAAATGCCTAATTGATGTAGTGAGCCAACAAAAAAGATGGACTATTGGACTTCTTGAAGTTGCCTTCTCGAGGTTTAGCCCTATCACGTATGGGGTCAGATCAACGAGCTTATTAACAGGCATGGCCTATAGCCAGTATGCATTTTGGGCGTTTTCGTCAATTCCTCTTGTCATCTATGGGTTCTTGCCCCAAGTTGCTCTCCTCTATGGAGTTAGCGTCTTTCCCAAGCCATCGGATCCATGGTTTTGGCTTTACATCTTCTTGTTCCTTGGTGCATATGGTCAAGATCTATTAGATTTTGTATTAGAAGGAGGTACTTGTCACTGCTGGTGGAATGATCAAAGGATGTGGTTGATTAGAGGATTCTCTTCATTCATCTTTGGCTCCATAGAGTTCACTCTTAAAAATCTAAACCTATCTACACATGGATTCAACCTCACTAGCAAAGTCAACGATGATGACAAACAGAGTAAGAGATACGAGCAAGAGATGTTTGATTTTGGGGCCTCTTCGATCATGTTTTTCCCCATTACTACGGTGGCGATCGTCAATCTGCTTGCCTTTGTCTGTGGGCTTTATGGTGTGTTCGTTTGGGGAGAAGGACTCGTACTTGAGTTGATGCTGGTTAGCTTTGCGGTGGTGAATAGCTTACCGATCTATATGGCTATGTTGCTTAGGGAAGATGATggaaaattaccaaaaaatgtttgtaTCTTAGCTGGAATCCTCActtgttttgttgttgtgtcAGGTTTCTTCGTCCTCAAGTAA